Proteins from one Ananas comosus cultivar F153 linkage group 5, ASM154086v1, whole genome shotgun sequence genomic window:
- the LOC109710644 gene encoding uncharacterized protein LOC109710644, translating into MSTTRESRRRGRNESSSLRSSKKQGRFEDFDPDLDLSSDMKEIIAALQQIREKAQQDGRKKNEETIGSVAADIRTMLDDTKSKFEKDRQSFLKTLSKSSKECESLLKSEYSKFQATHEKFSREKAAFIHNFKEIFSKFEDEKEKLFSRYEQQRKKEKATLSELEKSCAEKIANAEESLRKKKQDDKTFSFLRKSLGSILESASDDDFGPDE; encoded by the exons ATGTCGACGACCAGAGAGAGTCGAAGGCGAGGGCGGAACGAGTCGAGTTCGCTCAGATCCAGCAAGAAACAAGGTCGATTCGAGGATTTTGATCCGGATTTGGATCTATCGAG CGATATGAAGGAGATCATAGCGGCGCTGCAGCAGATTAGGGAGAAGGCTCAGCAGGATGGGCGTAAGAAGAACGAGGAGACCATTGGGAG TGTGGCAGCAGACATTCGGACAATGTTAGATGATACCAAGTCAAAATTCGAGAAAGATAG GCAGAGTTTTTTAAAGACTTTATCAAAGAGTTCAAAAGAG TGTGAGAGTTTGTTGAAGAGTGAGTACTCCAAATTTCAAGCAACTCACGAGAAGTTTTCTAGGGAGAAAGCAGCATTTATACACAATTTCAAAG AGATATTTTCCAAATTTGAAGATGAAAAGGAGAAGCTATTTTCTCGCTACGAACAGCAGA GGAAGAAGGAAAAGGCAACTCTATCTGAACTTGAGAAATCTTGTGCAGAGAAGATAGCTAATGCTGAAGAATCTCTGAGAAAGAAGAAGCAG GATGACAAAACATTCAGCTTCCTAAGGAAATCCCTCGGCTCGATTCTGGAGAGTGCCTCTGATGATGACTTTGGGCCTGATGAGtaa
- the LOC109710451 gene encoding small glutamine-rich tetratricopeptide repeat-containing protein, producing the protein MAMVGKNPSSDSPISCRIVLAFLDFLGSVELAPGVDSEALEVARDCLESAFRLNQVTTGERIRPGLLLDLFTSWEASEQQRLRSNLVSDGIQNTASCSMPSHNSENSEILGTSNNEGSADDCHDLGMPRDELFGRFYAALDKINFFSTSSVGIEDPAQIAKATQLFDEAFSELENSQEKKIDLVHLAEIFKSKGNQSMQLKLYMQAIELYNYAIALCDKNAVYYCNRAAAYTLVQRYTEAIEDCLKSIEIDQNYSKAYSRLGSAYFAQGNYHDALFKGYLRACQLDPSNRTIRENIKVTERKLMEQARAGDQNIRSPHGQESTSQSARPTNSTSPFASFPIGSPPSPEFVANIIRGMSSTHSQEPAAQSSEPPNTTNSFTSFPTNLSIPIDLSNIFGHMMSNHNTESTHPSTSADNNERSPNVNEAESTEPGVPVDANVNLNFGESPQQVSDVLMSVMQMFSSQMGSQDGTPPGSDPHTRS; encoded by the exons ATGGCGATGGTGGGGAAGAATCCGAGCTCGGATTCTCCCATTTCCTGTCGCATCGTCCTCGCCTTCCTCGATTTCCTCGGCTCCG TTGAACTAGCTCCAGGAGTAGATTCTGAAGCCCTTGAGGTTGCAAGAGATTGTTTGGAATCTGCTTTTAGGCTCAACCAAGTAACCACCGGCGAAAGAATCCGGCCTGGTCTACTGTTGGACTTATTCACTTCTTGGGAAGCTAGTGAACAACAACGGCTGAGATCAAATCTAGTTTCTGATGGAATACAGAACACAGCATCATGTAGTATGCCATCCCACAATAGTGAAAATTCAGAAATTTTGGGGACATCAAAT AATGAAGGTTCAGCTGACGACTGTCATGACTTAG GTATGCCAAGAGATGAACTATTTGGCAGGTTCTATGCTGCACTTgacaaaattaatttctttagtACTTCATCGGTTGGCATTGAAGATCCTGCTCAAATAGCAAAAGCAACCCAGCTCTTCGATGAAGCATTCTCA GAGCTGGAGAACtctcaagagaagaaaatagACTTGGTTCACCTTGCTGAGATCTTTAAGTCAAAAG GTAACCAATCGATGCAGTTGAAGCTATATATGCAAGCTATCGAACTTTATAACTACGCCATAGCTCTCTGTGACAAAAATGCTGTTTACTACTGTAACAG GGCTGCTGCTTACACCCTTGTTCAGAGATATACTGAAGCTATTGAAGATTGCTTAAAGTCAATTGAAATCGATCAGAATTACAGTAAAGCATATAGCCGTCTTGGATCTGCTTATTTTGCTCAAGGGAATTATCATGATGCTCTGTTTAAGGGCTACCTACGAG CATGTCAGTTGGATCCTAGCAACAGAACAATTCGAGAAAACATTAAG GTCACTGAAAGGAAGCTAATGGAACAAGCGCGGGCAGGAGATCAG AACATACGGTCACCCCATGGCCAAGAATCAACCAGTCAATCTGCAAGACCGACAAATAGCACCAGCCCCTTTGCATCCTTCCCTATCGGATCTCCCCCTTCTCCGGAATTCGTTGCTAATATTATTAGAGGGATGTCTTCTACCCACAGTCAAGAACCTGCTGCGCAATCTTCCGAGCCCCCTAACACCACCAACTCATTCACATCTTTCCCCACAAACCTTTCCATTCCAATAGACTTGTCAAACATCTTCGGCCATATGATGTCAAACCATAACACAGAATCTACACATCCTTCGACTTCAGCAGACAACAATGAGAGATCGCCAAATGTGAACGAAGCGGAATCCACTGAACCGGGTGTACCTGTGGACGCTAATGTTAACTTGAACTTTGGGGAATCACCTCAGCAGGTCTCAGATGTGTTGATGTCGGTGATGCAGATGTTTTCATCGCAGATGGGATCGCAGGACGGGACGCCTCCAG GTTCAGATCCACACACGAGAAGCTAA